The Peribacillus sp. FSL E2-0218 genome contains a region encoding:
- a CDS encoding PP2C family protein-serine/threonine phosphatase, translating to MLKTMNKNVTFLENPMKQRYLFQESTDLMQTLFVLPLHLSKDSWQQTALFSLAESLEIPILFIYKRTKKMRVPPELPKKTLYLTIPVPADPVEVNIKLNSLQNISMHLFSFKMKGQELEKINQKSARSMRIARGFQHLCLPTPIQNNHIEIKGLSQPSTELLGDLFFWTEVSDGKYAFIMIDMCGKGIHTALVHMSIRTLIPELIKRIRDPILIIRELKKHMKGLFQGMHWEDTINACFSAFITYVNTRKRFIEYVNCGHPPAILHAPDTNYILKLSEGAGPIGCIKETPITKVVFHYEPGSRFIIYSDGLSKSPSPSAAERTERIEKEFIENAHLSTHDLLQALLLSRMRHSEIDDDISIIAGTLF from the coding sequence TTGTTAAAAACAATGAACAAGAACGTCACTTTTTTGGAAAATCCAATGAAACAAAGATATCTATTTCAGGAATCAACGGACCTCATGCAAACACTATTCGTATTACCATTGCACCTTTCAAAAGATTCCTGGCAGCAAACGGCCTTGTTTAGCTTAGCCGAATCCCTTGAAATTCCGATTTTGTTCATTTATAAACGGACGAAAAAAATGAGAGTTCCTCCTGAGTTACCAAAAAAGACCTTATATCTGACCATCCCCGTCCCTGCTGACCCGGTGGAAGTCAACATCAAGTTAAACTCACTCCAAAACATCAGCATGCACCTGTTCTCATTTAAAATGAAGGGACAGGAACTTGAAAAGATAAATCAGAAGTCGGCAAGGAGCATGCGCATCGCAAGGGGCTTTCAACATTTATGCTTACCTACACCAATCCAAAATAACCATATTGAGATCAAAGGCCTTTCCCAGCCTTCCACTGAATTATTAGGCGATTTATTTTTCTGGACCGAGGTAAGTGACGGCAAATACGCTTTCATCATGATCGATATGTGCGGAAAAGGCATACATACAGCGCTTGTACACATGTCCATCCGAACCTTGATACCCGAGCTGATAAAACGGATACGGGATCCTATCCTCATAATCAGGGAACTGAAAAAGCATATGAAGGGTTTATTCCAGGGAATGCATTGGGAAGATACAATCAATGCCTGTTTTTCAGCCTTCATTACATACGTGAATACAAGGAAAAGATTCATTGAATATGTGAACTGTGGACACCCCCCAGCCATTTTGCATGCCCCAGACACCAATTACATTCTCAAACTGAGTGAAGGGGCTGGCCCTATAGGCTGCATTAAGGAAACACCGATAACAAAAGTAGTATTTCATTACGAACCAGGAAGCCGCTTCATCATTTATTCAGACGGCCTCTCTAAATCTCCTAGTCCTTCCGCCGCTGAACGGACAGAACGCATCGAGAAGGAATTCATTGAAAACGCCCATCTTTCTACACACGACCTACTACAGGCGCTCTTGCTATCAAGAATGAGGCATTCCGAAATTGATGATGATATCAGCATCATTGCCGGTACACTTTTTTAG
- a CDS encoding DEAD/DEAH box helicase — translation MKSIEKMGFEEASPIQSQTIPLALEGKDIIGQAQTGTGKTAAFGIPLMENIDINNENVQGIVIAPTRELAIQVSEELFKLGYGKRARVLAVYGGQDIDRQIRALKKKPHIIVGTPGRLLDHIKRKNIKLGGVHTVVLDEADEMLNMGFIEDIESILSTVPDERQTLLFSATMPDPIRKIAERFMHEPVLVRVKAKEMTVDRIEQYYLELKESEKFDTLARLFDIQTPDLAIVFGRTKRRVDELASALNIRGYMAEGIHGDLSQAKRLSVLKKFKDRSIDVLVATDVAARGLDISGVTHVYNFDIPQDPESYVHRIGRTGRAGKHGIAITFVTPRERGQLHAVEHTTKKRMEKLKTPTLTEALEGQQKAVTEKILSTIENDDLTLYLGQAEELLQKHGAADLVAAMLKSMTKEPDQTPIKLTEESPSPMRRNRGGSSSSNNRQRNGRSSSGRKDYGSGSSKRPSSNRKSNGYGNRSTSQKREKSNKI, via the coding sequence ATGAAATCAATAGAAAAAATGGGATTTGAAGAAGCAAGCCCGATTCAATCCCAAACGATTCCTCTAGCACTTGAAGGTAAAGATATCATCGGTCAAGCGCAAACGGGAACAGGTAAAACGGCAGCATTCGGCATCCCGTTGATGGAGAATATCGATATCAACAATGAAAACGTTCAAGGGATTGTCATCGCACCTACGCGTGAGCTTGCCATCCAAGTTTCTGAAGAACTTTTCAAGCTTGGCTACGGAAAACGCGCTCGTGTTCTGGCGGTTTATGGTGGACAAGATATCGACCGTCAAATCCGTGCATTGAAGAAAAAACCACATATTATCGTTGGTACACCTGGTCGTCTTTTAGACCATATCAAACGTAAAAATATTAAATTGGGCGGAGTTCATACTGTAGTTCTTGATGAAGCGGATGAAATGCTTAACATGGGATTCATTGAGGATATCGAATCCATCCTTTCAACAGTTCCTGACGAAAGGCAAACATTGCTTTTCTCAGCTACAATGCCTGATCCGATCCGTAAAATCGCTGAAAGATTCATGCATGAACCAGTTCTTGTGCGCGTGAAAGCGAAAGAAATGACAGTGGATCGCATCGAGCAATATTACTTGGAGCTAAAAGAAAGTGAAAAATTCGATACATTGGCCCGCCTTTTTGACATTCAAACACCGGATCTTGCGATTGTCTTCGGACGTACGAAGCGCCGTGTCGATGAATTGGCTTCTGCCTTGAATATTCGCGGCTATATGGCTGAAGGAATCCATGGTGACCTTAGCCAGGCTAAACGTCTTTCCGTATTGAAAAAATTCAAGGATCGCAGCATCGATGTTCTAGTTGCAACAGATGTGGCTGCACGTGGTCTTGATATTTCAGGCGTTACACATGTATACAACTTTGATATCCCTCAAGATCCTGAAAGTTACGTTCACCGTATTGGACGTACAGGTCGTGCGGGTAAACATGGTATTGCCATTACGTTTGTAACACCAAGAGAAAGAGGCCAACTGCATGCGGTTGAACATACAACGAAAAAACGTATGGAAAAACTTAAAACTCCTACATTGACTGAAGCGTTGGAAGGCCAACAAAAAGCAGTTACTGAAAAAATCCTTTCTACAATCGAGAATGATGATTTAACATTATATCTTGGTCAAGCGGAAGAATTATTGCAAAAACATGGTGCGGCTGACCTAGTGGCTGCCATGCTTAAATCAATGACGAAAGAACCGGATCAAACGCCAATCAAGTTAACCGAAGAGTCTCCATCTCCAATGCGTCGCAATCGCGGGGGAAGCAGTTCTTCCAATAACAGACAGCGCAATGGCCGCAGTTCTTCAGGCAGAAAAGATTACGGCAGCGGATCAAGCAAACGCCCAAGTTCGAACCGTAAATCCAATGGTTACGGAAACCGTAGCACAAGCCAAAAAAGAGAAAAATCCAATAAAATTTAA
- a CDS encoding PH domain-containing protein produces MEPENRISNKALTVWKISGLIGSAITWIISIAILTLTIFFKWTYWIVGILFIISIIQSYLSIYLMPSIKWKRWRYEVRNTDIDIQNGIFIIKRTLIPMIRVQHVETKQGPLLRKYELASVEISTAATMHVIPALDLAEADELRRYISRMASVEEEDV; encoded by the coding sequence ATGGAACCGGAAAATCGCATCTCGAATAAGGCCTTGACCGTCTGGAAAATCAGTGGATTGATAGGCTCTGCAATCACTTGGATCATATCCATTGCGATACTCACACTTACCATCTTTTTTAAGTGGACATATTGGATTGTTGGTATTTTATTCATCATTTCGATCATCCAGTCGTATCTGTCCATCTACTTGATGCCATCGATAAAATGGAAAAGATGGCGTTATGAAGTACGGAATACGGATATTGACATCCAGAACGGTATTTTCATCATAAAAAGAACACTCATTCCGATGATTCGGGTGCAGCATGTTGAAACGAAGCAAGGACCGTTGTTAAGAAAATATGAGTTGGCCTCCGTGGAAATTTCGACTGCGGCAACCATGCATGTTATACCTGCACTCGACCTTGCAGAGGCAGATGAATTGAGGCGCTACATTTCCAGAATGGCCAGTGTGGAGGAGGAAGATGTCTGA
- a CDS encoding PH domain-containing protein, with amino-acid sequence MSELKRLHPIAVLLNILKSIKELVLPFVLVIVIPGRNEGIPGWVQPLVISVIVLFLIVHAFLQWLRFTYRIEDGEFRIESGVFVRKKRYIKLGRIHSIDISEGIIQRIFRLVKVNIETAGGTQADAVLSAISKRDAERINAFISAEKNNKASEPPGLEQDEWTGNEEVVIASSVYKQTLPQLVFMAATSGAVGVFLSGAIAFISQFDEVIPFERIFKNYEDFVGMGTVILTSFAILGLLAVYVLATLSMVMKYASFTVMKTEEELIISRGLLEKRQLTIPVHKIQGIRIIENLVRKPLGFATVYLEYAGGSIEDKESLSIMLFPFIKKKHLQGKLGGMLPVYQTTMEMTPIPKRAISRYIFRKALFIIPIIGVLSWFFKPWGFLSLLLLPLGICWAYMQYRDAGWNIEGDLLLLSHRLFSKQTLIMQRSRIQSVSYKKSWFQSRKGLATISASIKSGVHSRVGVVRDVEEGDCRTIESWYVPKKAVDSK; translated from the coding sequence ATGTCTGAATTAAAGAGGCTTCACCCCATAGCTGTATTGCTTAACATCTTGAAATCAATCAAGGAGTTAGTTCTGCCTTTCGTATTGGTGATCGTTATTCCTGGAAGGAATGAAGGAATTCCTGGGTGGGTACAACCGCTAGTCATTTCCGTCATTGTCCTTTTTTTGATCGTTCATGCGTTCCTTCAATGGCTACGCTTTACTTATCGCATAGAAGATGGCGAGTTTAGAATCGAGTCTGGGGTGTTCGTAAGGAAGAAACGATATATCAAGCTTGGTCGGATTCATAGCATCGATATTTCGGAGGGCATCATCCAACGGATATTCCGTCTGGTGAAGGTCAATATTGAAACGGCAGGAGGAACCCAAGCGGATGCCGTTTTATCGGCAATCAGTAAACGTGATGCCGAGCGCATCAATGCCTTCATAAGTGCCGAAAAAAACAATAAAGCGAGTGAGCCTCCTGGGTTGGAACAAGATGAATGGACCGGTAATGAAGAAGTCGTGATAGCTTCTTCCGTTTATAAGCAGACGTTGCCGCAATTAGTATTCATGGCTGCCACCTCGGGAGCGGTAGGGGTCTTTTTATCTGGGGCCATCGCTTTTATTTCACAGTTTGATGAGGTCATTCCTTTTGAACGGATATTTAAGAACTATGAAGACTTTGTTGGAATGGGCACCGTTATCTTGACCTCTTTTGCAATATTGGGCTTATTGGCCGTATATGTACTGGCCACATTAAGCATGGTCATGAAATATGCTTCTTTTACCGTGATGAAAACGGAGGAGGAACTCATCATTTCCAGAGGACTTCTCGAGAAAAGGCAGTTGACCATCCCTGTCCATAAAATTCAAGGAATTCGGATCATCGAAAATTTGGTTCGAAAACCGTTGGGATTCGCGACTGTTTACCTCGAATATGCGGGCGGCAGTATTGAAGATAAAGAAAGCTTATCCATCATGCTTTTCCCTTTTATCAAGAAGAAGCATTTACAAGGGAAATTAGGGGGAATGTTACCAGTTTATCAAACGACTATGGAAATGACCCCGATACCTAAACGGGCAATTTCCCGCTACATTTTTCGTAAAGCCCTTTTTATCATCCCTATCATTGGTGTCTTGTCCTGGTTTTTCAAGCCTTGGGGCTTCCTATCCCTACTGTTATTGCCGTTGGGGATCTGTTGGGCATACATGCAATATAGGGATGCCGGATGGAATATAGAAGGAGATTTATTGCTTTTGAGCCATCGCTTGTTCTCTAAGCAAACCTTGATCATGCAAAGAAGCAGGATCCAATCCGTTTCCTATAAAAAAAGCTGGTTTCAGAGCCGGAAAGGACTGGCCACGATATCAGCCTCGATCAAGTCTGGGGTTCATTCCCGGGTCGGCGTTGTCAGGGATGTTGAAGAAGGGGATTGCCGAACAATCGAATCTTGGTATGTACCTAAAAAAGCAGTCGACTCCAAATGA
- a CDS encoding rhomboid family intramembrane serine protease, whose translation MFTRTESFREYTTAYRAVTALIFIMMLVFVLVLFPIIPGNLLFYYGSGVNLFINDGQWWRLVTPIFLHSTFTHLLFNGFSLAIFGPALEKYLGSFKFLIFFLTTGILANIATFLFKPLTYTHIGASGAIFGLLGFFLYLVLFNKNNFTNNERNTVYTLTGIAIIMTFIQPQINVVGHLAGLVIGVLTAPLYWRKR comes from the coding sequence ATGTTTACAAGAACCGAAAGCTTCCGCGAATATACCACTGCCTATCGAGCTGTGACTGCGCTCATTTTCATCATGATGCTCGTTTTCGTTCTCGTCCTTTTCCCCATAATTCCCGGCAATTTACTTTTTTATTACGGCTCAGGTGTAAATTTATTCATCAATGATGGACAATGGTGGCGATTGGTCACCCCGATTTTTCTCCATAGCACATTCACGCATTTACTGTTCAACGGGTTCTCGCTTGCCATCTTCGGACCAGCCCTCGAGAAGTATCTCGGTTCCTTTAAGTTCTTAATTTTCTTTTTGACGACCGGAATCCTGGCCAATATCGCGACCTTCTTATTTAAACCGCTCACTTATACCCACATAGGTGCAAGCGGTGCGATTTTTGGTTTACTCGGTTTCTTTCTTTACCTTGTGTTATTCAATAAAAACAACTTTACGAACAACGAAAGAAATACAGTCTATACACTGACCGGAATCGCCATCATCATGACCTTCATCCAACCGCAGATCAATGTTGTCGGTCACTTGGCCGGCCTGGTAATCGGCGTTTTAACCGCACCACTATATTGGAGAAAAAGATGA
- the acpS gene encoding holo-ACP synthase, which translates to MIKGIGVDITELDRMETLIERQPRLKERILTEKEILIFDGLNGRRKIEYFAGRFAAKEAFSKAYGTGIGKYLSFLDIEISADDKGKPAISKPFSNGVHLSISHSRDYAVAQVIIERVD; encoded by the coding sequence GTGATTAAAGGTATCGGCGTGGACATAACTGAATTGGATAGAATGGAAACATTGATTGAACGACAACCGCGATTGAAGGAGCGTATATTGACGGAAAAGGAAATCTTGATTTTTGATGGGTTGAACGGAAGAAGGAAGATCGAGTATTTTGCTGGACGTTTTGCAGCCAAGGAGGCTTTTTCAAAAGCATACGGTACGGGAATCGGTAAGTACTTATCCTTCTTGGATATCGAAATCAGTGCGGATGATAAGGGAAAGCCGGCCATCTCCAAGCCGTTTTCAAATGGGGTGCATCTGTCGATTAGCCACAGCCGTGATTATGCGGTTGCCCAAGTCATCATTGAGAGGGTGGATTGA
- a CDS encoding outer membrane lipoprotein carrier protein LolA gives MKKMLMLFAGIMLLLALSACGQKSQSDVVSELNEKLGEMKGYKANAKMTLKMGTEPQVYNVEIWHKDPSFYRVNLKNEEKDQSQMILKNDDGVYVLTPALNKSFKFQSEWPENSSQAYLFESLVKDITEDKSATYKETDKHYVFETKTRYQNNKMLPYQEITINKKDLSPVSVKVMDPDKTALVLVEFSKVKFDTTFDKDSFDMKKNMTSAQLEAPVMAEVQNEGFAVKYPENIGDMSLTEEKEIKTDNDGERVVLTYEGTKSFTLVQEKAEVVQTSVSTNVNGDPVDLGYTVGAMTGNTIAWTFEGVDYMLASKDLTQVEMIEVARSVGGDPVK, from the coding sequence ATGAAGAAGATGTTAATGCTTTTTGCAGGGATCATGCTCTTGCTTGCTCTTTCTGCTTGCGGCCAAAAATCACAGAGTGATGTAGTAAGTGAATTGAATGAGAAGCTTGGCGAGATGAAGGGATATAAAGCTAACGCGAAGATGACGTTGAAGATGGGCACGGAACCTCAAGTATATAATGTGGAAATTTGGCATAAGGATCCGTCTTTTTATCGCGTGAACCTAAAAAATGAAGAGAAGGATCAAAGCCAAATGATTTTGAAGAATGATGATGGTGTGTATGTATTGACGCCCGCTTTGAATAAAAGCTTTAAATTTCAAAGTGAATGGCCGGAGAACAGCAGTCAGGCCTATTTATTCGAGTCGTTGGTGAAAGACATTACGGAAGATAAAAGTGCAACATACAAAGAAACGGATAAACATTATGTCTTTGAAACGAAGACACGTTACCAAAACAATAAAATGTTGCCTTATCAAGAGATTACTATAAACAAAAAGGACCTATCCCCAGTCAGTGTAAAGGTCATGGACCCGGATAAAACGGCGTTGGTCCTTGTTGAATTTTCAAAAGTGAAATTCGATACGACCTTTGATAAGGATTCATTTGATATGAAGAAAAACATGACAAGCGCACAACTTGAAGCGCCTGTTATGGCAGAAGTCCAAAATGAAGGCTTTGCAGTGAAATACCCTGAGAATATTGGTGATATGAGCTTGACGGAAGAAAAGGAAATCAAGACCGATAATGATGGGGAACGTGTCGTTTTGACATATGAGGGCACGAAAAGCTTTACATTGGTTCAGGAAAAAGCTGAAGTGGTCCAAACTTCCGTTTCAACGAATGTGAATGGTGATCCGGTTGATTTGGGTTATACAGTTGGAGCCATGACTGGAAATACGATTGCGTGGACTTTTGAAGGTGTGGATTATATGCTTGCATCAAAGGATTTGACGCAGGTAGAGATGATAGAGGTGGCCCGTTCGGTTGGGGGAGATCCAGTCAAATAG
- the alr gene encoding alanine racemase codes for MGLETKLFHRDTWAEVNLDHIHENISSMKTRLQTGVSLFAVVKANAYGHGDYEVAKTALEAGADFLSVAFMDEALALRKKGITAPILVLGISRPESVAIAAEQGISVTAFDDAWLDSAKAQLKPGQVLQVHIKVDSGMGRIGIRDKNKLMKVESSLEKEACFNFQGIFTHFATADELNTDFYEKQLAVFKGMLTALTSLPEFVHAANSAASLRFADPVWNAVRMGISMYGLSPSMEMKPIVPFPLQQAISLKTKLVAVKQLVKGESVSYGATYTAQGNEWIGTLPIGYADGWIRKLQGQEVLIDGMRVPIVGRICMDQCMIKLPRSFPVGTEVTLIGADGLETISIDEIAAKLETINYEVTCMIGARVPRVYIKDNQQKHIRNYILE; via the coding sequence ATGGGCTTGGAAACGAAATTATTTCATCGAGATACGTGGGCAGAAGTGAATTTGGATCATATTCATGAAAATATTTCTTCAATGAAAACAAGATTGCAAACTGGCGTCAGCCTATTCGCTGTCGTTAAAGCGAATGCTTATGGACATGGGGATTATGAAGTGGCTAAAACGGCGCTTGAAGCGGGCGCTGATTTTTTAAGCGTTGCTTTTATGGATGAGGCGCTGGCTCTCCGGAAAAAGGGGATAACTGCTCCGATTCTTGTACTTGGGATCTCCAGGCCGGAAAGCGTGGCGATTGCTGCCGAGCAGGGGATTTCCGTGACAGCTTTTGATGATGCCTGGCTGGATAGTGCAAAGGCCCAGCTTAAACCGGGACAAGTCCTTCAGGTTCATATAAAAGTGGACAGCGGTATGGGCAGGATTGGCATACGCGATAAAAATAAACTGATGAAAGTGGAAAGTTCGCTTGAAAAGGAAGCGTGTTTCAACTTTCAAGGGATATTCACTCATTTCGCGACGGCAGATGAACTGAATACCGATTTCTATGAAAAACAGCTTGCCGTATTTAAAGGGATGCTCACTGCGCTTACGTCACTTCCGGAATTTGTCCATGCCGCCAATAGTGCTGCATCTTTGAGGTTTGCCGATCCGGTATGGAATGCGGTAAGGATGGGTATTTCCATGTATGGCCTAAGCCCATCGATGGAAATGAAGCCGATAGTTCCATTTCCATTACAACAAGCCATCTCGTTAAAAACGAAATTGGTCGCGGTTAAGCAGCTGGTTAAAGGTGAAAGTGTAAGTTATGGGGCGACCTATACGGCACAAGGAAATGAATGGATCGGAACCTTGCCGATTGGTTATGCTGACGGCTGGATCCGTAAGCTGCAAGGTCAGGAAGTGCTTATAGATGGAATGAGGGTTCCGATTGTCGGCCGGATTTGCATGGACCAATGCATGATCAAGCTCCCTAGATCATTCCCTGTCGGGACGGAGGTTACACTCATTGGTGCTGACGGACTGGAAACGATTTCCATTGATGAGATAGCTGCGAAACTGGAAACGATCAATTATGAGGTAACCTGCATGATAGGGGCAAGGGTACCGCGCGTATATATAAAAGATAACCAGCAAAAACATATCCGAAACTACATCTTGGAATGA
- a CDS encoding antitoxin EndoAI, producing MSESSATREILIRLPQNFLTELDGYASEENVNRSEFIYRATKMYLRERKKKEFRESMKRGYIEMAAINLTIASEAFQAEFEAGHCVERLVSGG from the coding sequence GTGTCTGAATCCAGCGCAACAAGAGAGATATTAATTCGATTACCTCAAAATTTTTTAACTGAACTAGATGGGTATGCGAGTGAGGAAAATGTGAATCGCAGTGAATTTATTTATCGTGCCACAAAAATGTATCTTCGTGAACGTAAAAAGAAAGAGTTCCGTGAATCGATGAAACGCGGTTATATTGAAATGGCGGCCATTAATTTAACGATTGCTTCTGAAGCTTTTCAGGCTGAATTCGAGGCTGGTCATTGCGTTGAACGATTAGTTAGCGGAGGCTGA
- a CDS encoding type II toxin-antitoxin system PemK/MazF family toxin, translated as MVVKRGDVYFADLSPVVGSEQGGTRPVLILQNDIGNRFSPTVIVAAITAQIQKAKLPTHVEINAKKYGFERDSVILLEQIRTIDKQRLTDKITHLDEPMMQKVNEALQISLGLIEF; from the coding sequence ATTGTTGTTAAGCGTGGTGACGTATACTTCGCAGACCTTTCCCCGGTGGTCGGTTCAGAGCAAGGCGGAACCCGTCCGGTATTGATTTTACAAAACGATATAGGTAATCGCTTCAGTCCGACTGTGATCGTGGCAGCCATTACAGCTCAAATCCAAAAAGCGAAATTGCCGACACATGTTGAGATTAATGCAAAAAAATACGGATTCGAGCGAGATTCCGTCATTTTATTGGAGCAGATCAGGACGATCGATAAGCAGCGTTTAACTGATAAAATCACGCATCTTGACGAACCTATGATGCAAAAAGTCAATGAAGCTTTGCAAATCAGCTTGGGTCTCATTGAGTTTTAG
- a CDS encoding RsbT co-antagonist protein RsbRA — protein MNQLVYDFIKQNQDYILTEWMDIMKESTDERLLKVVSDRMFTQTSSEFIDMIITNVDSKNKEFTLKLSDFAEKVVQLGWPLTFVNEGLHKFTLIVINGMVEKGLVTPDNQVNLVNHLDKWATPINNEIVNIYTQTWERTVSMQKIALQELSAPLIPVLEGITVMPLIGTIDTERAKQIMENLLTGVVQHRSEVVLIDITGVPVVDTMVAHHIIQAAEAVRLVGAKCILCGIRPEIAQTIVNLGINLNEVITKNTLKKGIEVALELTSRKIVEVEG, from the coding sequence ATGAATCAATTGGTTTACGATTTTATTAAGCAAAATCAAGATTACATCCTGACTGAGTGGATGGATATCATGAAGGAAAGTACGGACGAAAGACTGCTAAAAGTTGTTTCTGATCGTATGTTCACGCAAACGAGCAGTGAATTTATCGATATGATCATCACGAATGTAGATAGTAAGAACAAGGAATTCACATTGAAGCTTTCGGATTTTGCCGAGAAAGTCGTCCAATTGGGATGGCCTCTTACATTCGTCAACGAAGGACTTCATAAATTCACGTTGATTGTCATTAATGGAATGGTGGAAAAGGGTCTGGTGACTCCGGATAATCAAGTCAATCTTGTTAATCATTTGGATAAGTGGGCCACACCGATAAACAATGAAATCGTCAATATATATACGCAAACCTGGGAAAGAACGGTGTCGATGCAGAAGATAGCCTTGCAGGAGCTTTCAGCACCGCTCATTCCTGTATTGGAGGGTATTACGGTCATGCCGCTGATCGGCACCATTGATACGGAGCGCGCCAAACAGATAATGGAAAACCTCTTGACCGGCGTGGTACAGCATAGATCCGAAGTCGTCCTCATTGATATAACGGGTGTACCGGTAGTGGATACGATGGTTGCACATCATATCATTCAGGCAGCGGAAGCGGTCCGTTTGGTTGGAGCTAAATGCATCCTATGCGGCATACGGCCGGAAATAGCCCAAACCATCGTTAATCTTGGGATTAACCTAAATGAAGTGATTACCAAAAACACATTGAAAAAAGGAATAGAAGTCGCGTTGGAATTAACGAGCCGCAAGATCGTAGAGGTGGAGGGATAA
- a CDS encoding STAS domain-containing protein: MRIPILKLYDCLLVSIQWELDDVTALQFQEDLLHKIHETSANGVVIDITSIDFIDSFIAKVLGDVFSMSKLMGAKVVITGIQPAVAITLIELGISLDDVMTALDLEKGLEKLQQELGD; encoded by the coding sequence ATGAGGATTCCGATATTAAAGCTTTATGACTGCTTGTTAGTCTCGATACAGTGGGAATTGGATGATGTGACCGCCCTTCAATTTCAAGAGGACTTGTTGCATAAGATTCATGAAACGAGCGCGAATGGCGTTGTCATAGATATTACCTCAATAGATTTTATTGATTCTTTTATCGCAAAGGTATTAGGCGATGTTTTTAGTATGTCTAAGCTTATGGGGGCAAAGGTTGTAATTACGGGAATCCAGCCAGCTGTTGCAATAACATTGATCGAACTTGGAATCAGTCTCGATGATGTCATGACAGCATTAGATTTAGAGAAGGGCCTGGAGAAATTACAACAGGAATTGGGGGATTAA
- a CDS encoding anti-sigma regulatory factor, with protein MEFQSCVKIINEWDIVAARQLGRNVAKELGFGTVDQARITTAISELARNIYLYAGQGSVSIEKLNQNGKSGLKIIAEDQGPGIEDIRRVMEDGYTTSGGLGAGLPGAKRLMDEFDIESTPGEGTTIVATKWLR; from the coding sequence ATGGAGTTCCAATCCTGCGTAAAAATAATTAATGAATGGGACATTGTAGCTGCAAGGCAGCTAGGAAGAAATGTCGCTAAAGAGCTGGGGTTCGGCACTGTCGACCAGGCAAGGATCACCACGGCTATAAGCGAATTGGCCCGAAATATTTACCTATATGCCGGACAAGGCAGTGTAAGCATAGAAAAGCTTAACCAAAACGGGAAGTCAGGATTGAAAATCATTGCAGAGGACCAGGGGCCTGGAATTGAGGACATCCGCAGAGTCATGGAAGATGGGTATACCACTTCAGGGGGATTGGGTGCAGGGCTTCCTGGTGCCAAGCGCTTGATGGATGAATTCGATATCGAATCGACACCAGGTGAAGGGACTACGATTGTCGCTACGAAATGGCTCCGTTAG